In Brassica rapa cultivar Chiifu-401-42 chromosome A06, CAAS_Brap_v3.01, whole genome shotgun sequence, a single window of DNA contains:
- the LOC103849105 gene encoding uncharacterized protein LOC103849105 — translation MLEDLTIKLPLVDAIQMIPSMRSLMKGLISGKVTGDSELLIISKECTSVLQNKTIKKLDDPGKFVLSIQIGRTVFACYLCDMGSSVNLMPYSVAKRLGFTDFKPTRSSLVFADRSVKSLVGILEDFHVRVGNTFVPTYFVVLEVEEEPRDPLILGRPFLCTAGTIIDVRQGRIDLHLGDIAMKFEMNKLLKKPMLDAQTYTVEDKDQVLFPQEGMIEEIMTDDPLELALIRYETDHNVMSVDADGYDKTLDSAKSMERLVAYLSLGEKD, via the coding sequence ATGCTAGAGGATCTAACTATCAAGTTACCTCTTGTGGATGCGATCCAGATGATACCTTCTATGCGCAGCTTAATGAAAGGGTTGATCTCTGGCAAGGTAACTGGAGACAGTGAACTATTGATTATTTCAAAAGAGTGCACTTCGGTACTTCAGAACAAGACGATTAAGAAATTGGATGATCCAGGTAAGTTTGTTCTCTCCATACAAATTGGGAGAACCGTATTCGCTTGTTATCTATGCGATATGGGTTCCAGCGTCAATCTCATGCCTTACTCCGTGGCAAAACGACTGGGCTTCACAGACTTCAAGCCGACAAGAAGCTCCCTAGTGTTCGCCGACAGATCAGTCAAGTCACTGGTGGGTATTTTGGAAGATTTTCATGTCCGAGTGGGTAACACGTTTGTTCCGACATATTTTGTGGTTCTGGAGGTTGAAGAAGAACCGAGGGATCCACTCATTCTAGGTCGTCCTTTCTTGTGCACAGCTGGTACGATCATTGATGTTCGACAAGGGAGGATTGATCTTCACCTAGGAGACATTGCgatgaagttcgaaatgaacaaATTGCTGAAGAAACCGATGCTAGATGCGCAGACCTACACCGTTGAGGATAAAGATCAGGTGCTATTTCCTCAAGAAGGAATGATTGAGGAAATCATGACCGACGATCCACTCGAGCTAGCCCTGATCCGTTATGAGACAGATCATAACGTCATGAGTGTGGACGCGGATGGCTACGACAAGACGCTTGACTCTGCCAAAAGCATGGAAAGGCTTGTTGCCTATCTAAGTCTAGGGG